In the Pseudanabaena sp. PCC 7367 genome, one interval contains:
- a CDS encoding class I SAM-dependent methyltransferase: MITVKPEYMTYGEMAETQRRNWYSEAAAAYDRARPRYPRSICDRAVQLANLSKGDRIVEIGCGPAIATPTFAEMGLKITAIEPSKGQWAIARQKCEPYDQVEVINNTFESWQAEAIEKEERFDAVLATTSFHWLSPDTRCEKIASLLPQHGSLILLWNTPPVPSYQIYQKMEPVYQAIAPHLANYADGDSHQENLDEIAQSAIDSGYFGNLQTAQMMLELDYSIDDYLALLSTLSPYIGLEQEQCDRLFTALRQVLEKGVGNTFPTSFLSALHVMQKL, encoded by the coding sequence ATGATTACTGTGAAGCCAGAATACATGACCTACGGCGAAATGGCCGAAACCCAGCGGCGAAACTGGTATAGCGAAGCGGCGGCGGCTTACGATCGCGCTCGTCCCAGGTATCCCCGCTCAATTTGCGATCGCGCTGTGCAATTAGCCAACCTATCCAAAGGCGATCGGATCGTGGAAATTGGTTGTGGCCCCGCGATCGCTACACCTACCTTTGCCGAGATGGGTTTAAAGATTACCGCGATCGAGCCGAGTAAAGGGCAATGGGCGATCGCCAGGCAAAAATGCGAACCCTATGATCAGGTTGAAGTAATTAATAATACCTTTGAATCCTGGCAGGCAGAGGCGATCGAAAAGGAAGAAAGATTTGATGCTGTCCTGGCGACAACTTCGTTTCATTGGCTTTCGCCGGATACCAGGTGTGAAAAGATCGCCAGCCTCCTGCCCCAGCATGGTTCCCTGATTTTGCTATGGAATACACCACCCGTTCCCAGTTATCAGATTTATCAAAAAATGGAGCCAGTTTATCAGGCGATCGCCCCCCATTTGGCCAACTATGCCGACGGGGACAGCCATCAAGAGAACTTGGATGAGATAGCTCAAAGTGCGATCGATTCTGGCTATTTTGGTAATCTCCAAACCGCGCAAATGATGCTAGAGTTGGACTATTCGATCGATGATTATCTAGCCTTGCTCAGCACCCTTTCTCCTTATATTGGTTTGGAACAGGAACAATGCGATCGTCTCTTCACAGCATTACGTCAGGTTTTAGAAAAAGGAGTAGGAAATACCTTCCCCACCTCATTCCTATCTGCGTTGCATGTAATGCAGAAACTTTAG
- a CDS encoding PIN-like domain-containing protein, with amino-acid sequence MRDLFPGYYRPTEDEFKELWEKCIFVLDANVLLNLYRLDAKARDDFLGVLQKVKDRLWMPYQVALEYQFNRIKAVQDCEGKFKTIETYVNKAKSGLKTLQSDTNYRFAEAKLTEFINKIDTLIASFRAEFESLEQDQVKSDQYDFIREKIDYLFSNCVGQSPESQDELDQIYREGEMRYKAEYPPGFCDWENKKDSSRFYNGLEFKREFGDLIIWKQILEKVSSENIESIIFITDDRKEDWWWKTKGNWTLGPHPELVREIKEAGAKLFYMYSSESFLKWANKYLDAHVPDESIEEIKENINTINIVREIIPGVGNFQNFNERDAVEAFQNFLENDYIGKSTTSSGRVDLIHVNHKEDVIDGYEVKFVHEYQLQYPPSIRKKLINGFSQICSYLQNQDIDRGFLVIVFANSKTPSLLALESELEDLVDSLGWDNMKLGFVVGFLTDLNNQATFKLLFSSRNFNSGVL; translated from the coding sequence ATGCGCGATCTTTTCCCTGGCTATTATCGACCAACTGAGGATGAGTTTAAGGAGCTTTGGGAAAAGTGTATTTTTGTGCTGGATGCAAATGTTTTGCTTAATCTCTACAGGCTTGATGCAAAAGCTCGTGATGATTTTTTAGGTGTTTTGCAAAAAGTTAAAGATCGACTCTGGATGCCTTATCAAGTTGCACTTGAGTATCAATTTAATCGCATCAAAGCAGTACAGGATTGCGAAGGTAAATTTAAGACTATTGAAACATATGTAAATAAAGCAAAAAGCGGCCTTAAAACTCTACAATCTGATACTAACTATCGATTTGCCGAAGCTAAGTTAACAGAATTTATCAACAAAATAGACACTCTAATTGCTTCATTTCGGGCTGAATTTGAAAGTCTAGAACAGGATCAGGTGAAATCTGACCAGTATGATTTCATCAGAGAAAAGATCGACTATCTTTTTAGTAACTGCGTTGGTCAATCTCCTGAATCACAAGATGAGCTAGACCAAATATACCGCGAAGGTGAAATGAGGTATAAGGCAGAGTATCCCCCAGGCTTTTGTGATTGGGAAAATAAGAAGGATAGCTCACGCTTCTACAATGGATTAGAATTCAAAAGAGAATTTGGCGATCTCATTATTTGGAAGCAAATCCTTGAGAAGGTAAGTTCTGAGAATATTGAAAGCATAATTTTTATTACCGACGATCGTAAGGAGGATTGGTGGTGGAAGACGAAAGGTAACTGGACACTCGGCCCCCATCCAGAGTTAGTTCGGGAGATTAAAGAGGCAGGAGCTAAGCTTTTCTATATGTATAGCTCGGAAAGTTTTTTGAAGTGGGCAAATAAATATCTTGATGCGCATGTACCGGATGAGTCAATTGAAGAAATCAAGGAAAATATAAATACAATAAATATCGTAAGGGAAATAATTCCTGGTGTAGGCAATTTCCAGAATTTTAATGAGCGGGATGCTGTAGAAGCTTTTCAAAACTTTCTAGAAAACGATTACATTGGGAAATCAACCACTAGTAGTGGAAGAGTTGATTTAATTCATGTAAATCATAAGGAAGACGTAATTGATGGTTATGAAGTAAAGTTCGTGCATGAATATCAATTGCAGTATCCACCGTCTATACGGAAGAAATTAATTAATGGATTTTCTCAAATATGCAGTTATTTACAAAATCAAGACATTGATAGAGGATTTTTGGTTATAGTTTTTGCTAACAGTAAAACTCCAAGTTTATTAGCTTTAGAAAGCGAGTTAGAGGATTTAGTTGATAGTCTAGGCTGGGATAATATGAAACTAGGTTTTGTAGTAGGTTTTTTAACTGATTTAAACAATCAAGCTACTTTTAAACTTCTATTTTCTTCGCGCAACTTTAATTCTGGAGTTTTGTAG
- a CDS encoding slr1659 superfamily regulator, with product MKEIKTDDYRVVYELDDNTIAWMGTLRLNGMEEYRPIIDFLNAIAADAPSQIVLDMTELEFLNSSGINVLSRFVINIRQQKTIAMVVKGSKRIPWQGKSLKNLQRLMPSLELQIS from the coding sequence ATGAAGGAAATCAAAACTGACGATTATAGGGTTGTCTATGAACTAGATGACAATACGATCGCCTGGATGGGCACTCTGCGCCTAAATGGGATGGAAGAATATCGCCCCATTATTGATTTTCTCAATGCAATCGCGGCTGATGCGCCATCCCAGATTGTATTAGATATGACGGAGCTAGAATTTCTCAATAGTTCCGGTATTAATGTGTTATCCAGGTTTGTAATTAATATTCGCCAACAAAAAACGATCGCTATGGTGGTGAAGGGCTCAAAGCGGATTCCCTGGCAGGGTAAGTCCTTAAAAAATTTGCAGCGCCTGATGCCAAGCCTGGAATTACAAATTAGTTAA
- a CDS encoding CHAT domain-containing protein produces the protein MRDRPGLILLLSLSMVAASHAPVHAQINPDGSTNTGVINGNTIVPTNGGTVSGGNLFHSFDQFNVPNSGVTFDAANLNGANINNIINRVTGADPSAILGAIRSSANFPRANVYLLNPNGIAFGNGASLDISGSFYAATGSAIEFGNGDLLSTSAQDLGFSASNPIGIQFAIEQPAGIINRGNLSVRPGKNISLVGGTVVSTGALLVPNGSVDVAAVPGNSSVVLRSPNFIVGLEVSAGAIGEQWQGTIAELPELARLLTGDTSDINAAEQLAIAPDGSLQLLPASAETGLNTFLLPTGELETRGSFKVEPGDATIKTLIAGEAQVNATGNLALLAASVQTTRSLLAVATGNLIVRDTIATPTSIQAGGNLTLWGEQGIDLLALNHPQNPIQSDQALVLRSSGRILADAFLEANVGVFPFSRDGVENLFSALEFTITPGGRLVFVAPENRTTTIQENIQNHRDLTVVSDRTVDLINNPEQTPGDATNKDPIVNDPVEETIDPITSDPGVIETDDSPSGAPKINSDDPGANPDNANSDSPNNQADRPSPRAGQTTLPVASLAAQTSLNSLGRISGLNYGSHANNPLSNVADLLLQEGRILEAQQTLDLSLIAELEDYLDTDIEAKQIPAQVLAKLTPSQRSLYAKYQQMQMGLVEVAKQVETLQKIPEPNLTGVQKQRLATLSQEQQQRAADLEAFIDRPEVSNLAQEISTASYQNLQANLGSLQQNAVLLYPLIRDDRVELILITPEGDPIRRTTFVDRETFLAEVQAFRIALETVYDPAVDAKVHGQKLYEWLIAPLEADLTAANAESLLYAPYAQLRYIPLSALHDGDRWLIERFRVNNITAANLQDFSRQPQAKQKVLAGAVTKAASFKMGDRYFNFAGLPFAKREIETLASIIPNNTQLLDRDFNPTTIGKHMQDHSLIHLATHAVFTSGKPEDSFILFGDGKYSTLADIRKWKMPNVDLIVLSACETAVGMILGNGEEILGFGYLMQQAGARATMASLWSVDDGGTQTLMDIFYTMLKRPGITKAEAMRQAQITLITGDFAALGAEGAAIEKEMRDRLPVTVIEDLKRPYYWAPFIMIGNGL, from the coding sequence ATGCGCGATCGCCCAGGGTTAATTTTATTGCTGAGTTTGAGTATGGTTGCTGCATCCCATGCTCCAGTTCATGCGCAGATAAACCCGGACGGCAGCACCAACACAGGCGTAATTAATGGCAATACGATCGTGCCCACCAATGGTGGCACTGTGTCGGGGGGTAATCTATTCCACAGCTTTGACCAGTTTAATGTACCCAATTCTGGCGTCACTTTTGATGCGGCAAACCTGAATGGCGCAAATATCAACAATATTATTAATCGAGTGACCGGGGCAGATCCATCGGCGATCTTGGGCGCAATCCGCAGCAGCGCCAACTTTCCCCGTGCTAACGTCTATTTGCTTAATCCCAATGGGATCGCCTTTGGAAATGGTGCAAGTTTGGATATTAGTGGCTCTTTTTATGCCGCGACAGGCAGTGCGATCGAGTTTGGCAATGGCGATCTGCTCAGTACCAGCGCCCAGGATCTCGGTTTCTCGGCCAGCAACCCAATCGGCATTCAATTTGCGATCGAGCAACCCGCTGGGATCATCAATCGTGGCAATCTCTCGGTCAGGCCAGGTAAGAATATTAGCTTAGTAGGCGGCACTGTGGTTAGCACTGGCGCATTACTGGTGCCCAATGGTTCAGTGGATGTGGCCGCTGTGCCTGGGAATAGCTCGGTGGTGTTACGATCGCCCAATTTTATTGTGGGCTTGGAAGTCAGCGCTGGGGCAATTGGGGAGCAATGGCAAGGTACGATCGCGGAATTGCCAGAACTAGCCAGACTCTTAACCGGTGATACCAGCGATATTAATGCAGCGGAGCAGTTAGCGATCGCTCCTGATGGCTCATTGCAACTCTTGCCTGCCAGTGCGGAAACTGGCCTGAATACTTTTTTGTTGCCTACGGGGGAATTGGAAACCAGGGGCAGCTTTAAGGTGGAACCCGGTGATGCCACGATCAAAACCCTGATTGCTGGCGAAGCACAGGTGAATGCAACCGGAAATCTGGCTCTGTTGGCGGCCAGTGTGCAAACGACCCGCAGCCTGCTGGCGGTGGCCACTGGTAATTTAATTGTCCGCGATACGATCGCCACACCCACATCGATTCAGGCGGGTGGAAACCTGACCCTGTGGGGTGAACAGGGCATTGACCTGTTGGCTCTTAATCACCCCCAGAACCCAATCCAGAGCGATCAGGCGTTAGTGCTGCGTAGCAGTGGCAGGATTCTGGCTGATGCTTTTTTAGAAGCAAATGTTGGTGTATTTCCGTTTAGCCGTGATGGTGTTGAGAATCTATTCAGTGCGCTGGAATTCACCATTACACCCGGCGGTCGGCTTGTTTTTGTGGCTCCAGAAAATCGCACCACTACAATTCAAGAAAATATTCAGAATCACCGCGATCTAACCGTAGTTAGCGATCGCACCGTTGATTTAATTAATAATCCGGAACAGACTCCCGGTGATGCCACCAATAAAGATCCGATCGTTAATGATCCGGTGGAAGAAACAATTGATCCAATTACTAGCGATCCTGGCGTGATCGAGACCGATGATAGCCCTTCGGGAGCGCCAAAGATTAATAGTGATGATCCTGGGGCTAATCCTGATAACGCCAATAGTGACTCGCCCAATAATCAAGCTGATCGCCCTTCGCCCAGAGCAGGACAAACCACCCTGCCCGTCGCCAGCCTTGCTGCGCAAACTAGTTTAAATAGTCTTGGTCGCATATCTGGACTGAACTATGGCAGTCATGCCAATAATCCGCTTAGTAATGTAGCAGATTTATTGCTCCAGGAAGGCCGCATCCTGGAAGCGCAGCAGACCCTGGATTTATCCTTGATTGCTGAACTTGAAGACTATTTAGATACTGACATTGAGGCTAAACAAATTCCCGCACAGGTATTGGCCAAGCTCACACCATCTCAACGATCGCTATATGCCAAGTACCAGCAAATGCAAATGGGATTGGTCGAGGTTGCCAAGCAAGTTGAAACCCTGCAAAAGATTCCAGAACCAAACCTGACGGGCGTTCAAAAGCAGCGTTTAGCAACCCTGAGCCAGGAGCAGCAACAGCGAGCCGCTGACCTGGAAGCATTCATCGATCGCCCGGAAGTTAGTAATCTGGCGCAGGAAATTAGTACCGCTTCCTATCAGAATCTGCAAGCGAATCTAGGTAGCCTCCAGCAAAACGCAGTCCTGCTCTATCCCTTGATCCGTGACGATCGGGTTGAGTTAATTTTAATTACACCAGAAGGTGACCCGATCAGGCGGACTACCTTCGTCGATCGAGAAACCTTCCTGGCTGAAGTACAGGCCTTTCGGATTGCCCTGGAAACTGTCTATGATCCAGCGGTGGATGCCAAGGTGCATGGCCAGAAACTATACGAATGGTTGATCGCGCCGCTAGAAGCCGACCTGACTGCTGCCAATGCGGAAAGTTTGCTCTATGCGCCCTATGCCCAGCTCAGGTATATTCCCCTGTCTGCTTTGCACGATGGCGATCGCTGGTTGATTGAGCGGTTCCGGGTGAATAATATTACCGCTGCCAACTTGCAGGATTTTTCGCGTCAGCCCCAGGCTAAGCAGAAGGTTTTAGCTGGAGCCGTAACCAAGGCAGCCAGCTTTAAGATGGGCGATCGCTACTTCAATTTTGCTGGGCTGCCCTTCGCCAAACGCGAAATCGAAACCCTGGCTAGCATCATTCCCAATAACACCCAGCTCCTCGATCGGGACTTTAACCCCACCACGATCGGTAAGCATATGCAAGACCATTCGCTAATTCATCTGGCTACCCATGCGGTGTTTACGTCTGGCAAGCCAGAGGATTCGTTTATTTTGTTCGGTGATGGTAAGTATTCCACCCTGGCTGATATTCGCAAATGGAAGATGCCGAATGTCGATCTAATTGTCCTGAGTGCCTGTGAGACAGCGGTGGGAATGATTTTGGGGAATGGTGAAGAGATTCTTGGTTTTGGTTATCTAATGCAGCAGGCTGGAGCCAGGGCAACGATGGCTTCGCTGTGGTCGGTGGATGATGGCGGCACTCAAACCCTGATGGATATTTTCTATACTATGCTCAAGCGTCCTGGGATTACCAAGGCGGAAGCGATGCGGCAGGCACAAATCACCTTGATTACGGGGGACTTCGCCGCTTTGGGGGCGGAAGGAGCGGCGATCGAAAAGGAAATGCGCGATCGGCTACCCGTCACTGTAATCGAAGACCTGAAGCGCCCCTACTATTGGGCTCCGTTCATTATGATTGGCAATGGTTTGTAG
- a CDS encoding sensor histidine kinase, with protein sequence MQSEKLSRAQLLEAMTQLQNELEALKAEKADLEILLETTTEHSDAIAGELQHTLAFLTAIMDNLADGLLVTMPDGRISHINPALMTMFALPEDQDFVGQDYHALFGDAIVDLIAETASSCHGTFIAEISLPGQRIGKAVATAILSDRASQVTDDHEIEDDCFETEGNVNAAITEPEGALGSTSIGSVVLIRDITADKEVDRMKTDFISTVSHELRTPLTSVLGFAKIIQKRLGENIFPFLESSQDRKLQRSLRQVDENLKIIVSEGIRLTALINDVLDVAKMEAGKVDWHMTRLEIPEIINAGMAATSALFAQKPALRPISEVSGNLPSVVGDRDRLIQVVINLISNAVKFTEKGSVTCQASQEDDFIVVRIIDTGAGIAASDLDQVFDKFKQVGDTLTDKPKGTGLGLSICKQIIEYHGGRIWVESELGQGSTFIFTLPLKSNHEV encoded by the coding sequence ATGCAGTCAGAAAAACTATCTCGAGCGCAACTGCTAGAAGCCATGACCCAGCTTCAAAATGAACTAGAGGCACTGAAGGCCGAAAAAGCTGATCTAGAGATTTTGCTTGAGACCACTACTGAACATTCTGATGCGATCGCTGGTGAGCTCCAGCATACGCTGGCTTTTTTGACTGCAATTATGGACAATTTGGCCGATGGTTTATTGGTGACCATGCCCGACGGCCGGATCAGCCACATTAATCCGGCGCTGATGACTATGTTTGCCCTGCCTGAAGATCAAGATTTTGTCGGCCAGGATTATCATGCTTTGTTTGGCGATGCGATCGTTGATTTAATTGCCGAAACGGCCTCTTCTTGCCACGGCACTTTTATTGCGGAGATCAGCTTGCCCGGTCAGAGAATTGGTAAAGCGGTGGCGACAGCAATTCTGAGCGATCGCGCCAGTCAGGTAACCGATGATCATGAAATTGAAGATGATTGTTTCGAGACAGAGGGAAACGTAAATGCGGCTATAACCGAGCCGGAGGGAGCCTTGGGCTCAACCAGTATTGGTTCAGTGGTGCTGATTCGAGATATTACTGCTGATAAGGAGGTCGATCGGATGAAAACCGATTTTATCTCTACGGTCTCCCATGAACTCAGAACGCCATTAACTTCAGTGCTGGGATTTGCCAAAATCATTCAAAAAAGGCTGGGTGAAAATATCTTTCCATTCCTAGAAAGTAGCCAGGATCGCAAATTACAGCGATCGCTAAGACAGGTGGATGAAAATCTGAAGATCATTGTTTCCGAAGGGATTCGGTTGACAGCCCTGATTAATGATGTGCTGGATGTTGCCAAAATGGAAGCAGGTAAAGTTGATTGGCATATGACCAGGCTGGAGATCCCGGAAATTATTAACGCTGGCATGGCTGCTACCTCCGCCCTATTTGCCCAAAAGCCAGCATTACGGCCAATTAGTGAAGTATCTGGTAACTTGCCATCAGTGGTTGGCGATCGGGATCGGCTAATTCAGGTGGTGATCAATTTAATTTCCAATGCGGTTAAATTTACCGAGAAGGGCTCAGTTACTTGCCAAGCTAGCCAGGAAGATGATTTCATTGTGGTGCGAATAATCGATACTGGTGCTGGCATTGCCGCTTCTGATTTAGATCAAGTTTTTGATAAGTTTAAGCAGGTGGGAGACACCCTCACCGACAAGCCAAAGGGCACGGGGCTGGGGCTGTCGATCTGCAAACAAATCATTGAATATCACGGTGGGCGAATTTGGGTGGAAAGTGAATTGGGGCAGGGTAGTACGTTTATATTTACCTTGCCCTTAAAAAGTAACCATGAGGTTTAA
- a CDS encoding slr1658 superfamily regulator, translated as MTAQKAKIFGNYDDNLPAVQHFLAITFAPDSTSVQQRWNNNGLSADFMADYFAAFFPNDDGSDGQVDTSAEIKSSVSYIANELLENSMKYGDEKSKYPTSIELQLHPSRLIFMATNSVKLAVLERFYQFASKLTTNDPQDLYISQLEDSIASEQANASGLGILTMINDYGAKVGWKVEPKGDRGDYYTLTTMVQLTV; from the coding sequence ATGACAGCGCAGAAGGCTAAAATATTTGGCAATTATGATGATAACCTGCCTGCTGTTCAACACTTTCTAGCAATTACCTTTGCTCCGGATTCAACCTCAGTACAACAGCGCTGGAATAATAATGGGCTTTCGGCTGATTTCATGGCCGACTATTTTGCGGCGTTTTTCCCCAATGATGATGGTAGCGATGGCCAGGTTGATACTAGTGCAGAGATTAAAAGCTCGGTTAGCTACATTGCTAATGAATTGCTTGAAAATTCCATGAAATACGGGGACGAAAAATCAAAATACCCAACTAGCATTGAGTTGCAGTTACATCCTAGTAGACTAATTTTTATGGCTACTAATAGTGTGAAGTTGGCGGTTTTGGAGCGGTTTTATCAGTTTGCATCTAAGCTGACAACCAACGATCCCCAGGATTTATATATTAGCCAGTTAGAAGATAGTATAGCTTCCGAGCAGGCTAATGCCTCTGGGTTGGGGATTTTGACCATGATCAATGACTATGGCGCGAAGGTGGGCTGGAAGGTTGAACCAAAGGGCGATCGGGGTGATTACTATACCCTTACCACTATGGTGCAATTAACGGTTTAG
- a CDS encoding WD40 repeat domain-containing serine/threonine-protein kinase: MPTVPLLMLGERLHERYEVTEVLETNRYGQTCIAKDAAQAGEPLCRIKVFKTLDRDLISLENARKLFAAEAQTLQELGDQNDKLPRLIDYFEQGGEFYLVEEIIPGESIAAHLRPGDPWSEQDVLLMLGDVLTTLKFVHNHQVVHGDINPQNIWQPGDESKFHLANFSLLQKITNSIWQERDRPMPSSKPNLAQSLGTSSLNLDPGSQQNQPGDNNPARAENVQTSNRSKDNKAIDLDDSGFSFSDFELTDLDSAQSSADKSEVRVNAQSQAEQNDREAANNNGIDLDPALDSDLDNGDPNAAKRNSLGIALIANEIGNTNHSATNPRITSDRQLENLTAIGTPSYMPVEQAQEKLQPSFDLYALGITAIQLLTGMHPSRFRYDNKNKEILWQDRSNASYELEEILERMVSADPNLRYGNAESVLADLAPLLKPISPTEITKPALPQLSGLLWRPLALLLLGLALISGGIYVFEPLLSRLRQINITLPRSPFPSTPQPTDLPNPPTDPNNQNNQTQPAFTELQLQTTLIGHAGWVRAVAFLANGNVLVSGSYDRTLRLWSLNEVEAYEVMSKHLGFSSGVNTIATSPDGYTIASGNLDKSIRFWDARSSEPTFVLNGHAGQVLDLDFDPTGLILASASADRTVKLWSLENHENTFTFAGHDAEVTAIAISPDGQTVISGDRNRTIKLWDLNTGQEIRSWQHSAPVRAIAISPDGQTIASGAQDGTIKLWDRQSGQEIMTLTGHTDAVATIAFDRNGQVLASGSHDRTIKLWQPATGNQLQTLSAHQAAVLSLDFNPVDHTLVSSSADKTIMVWQ, translated from the coding sequence ATGCCGACAGTACCGCTACTAATGCTAGGAGAGCGCCTCCATGAGCGCTATGAGGTAACGGAGGTATTAGAGACCAATCGCTATGGTCAAACTTGTATTGCCAAAGATGCAGCACAAGCGGGGGAGCCACTCTGCCGGATTAAAGTTTTTAAAACCCTCGATCGGGATTTAATTAGCCTGGAAAATGCCAGGAAGCTGTTTGCCGCTGAAGCCCAAACGCTCCAGGAATTGGGCGATCAAAATGATAAATTGCCCCGTTTAATTGATTATTTTGAGCAGGGCGGTGAGTTTTATCTGGTCGAGGAAATTATCCCCGGTGAGTCGATCGCTGCCCATCTTCGTCCCGGTGATCCCTGGAGTGAACAGGATGTGCTGTTAATGCTGGGCGATGTTTTAACTACTTTAAAGTTTGTTCACAATCACCAGGTGGTGCATGGTGACATCAATCCTCAGAATATCTGGCAGCCTGGAGATGAGAGCAAGTTTCATCTGGCTAATTTCTCGTTGTTGCAAAAAATCACTAATTCAATCTGGCAAGAACGCGATCGCCCCATGCCATCCAGTAAACCTAATCTGGCTCAAAGTTTGGGCACAAGTTCTCTAAATCTCGATCCAGGTAGCCAGCAAAATCAACCTGGTGATAATAATCCTGCAAGGGCTGAGAATGTTCAGACTAGTAATCGAAGTAAAGATAACAAGGCGATCGACCTAGATGATTCAGGCTTTAGTTTTAGCGATTTTGAACTAACCGACCTAGATTCAGCACAATCTAGCGCAGATAAATCAGAGGTTCGGGTAAACGCTCAAAGTCAAGCTGAGCAAAACGATCGAGAGGCTGCAAATAATAATGGGATTGATTTAGATCCTGCTTTAGATTCTGATTTAGATAATGGCGATCCCAATGCTGCTAAACGGAACAGCCTGGGGATTGCGTTGATCGCTAATGAAATTGGCAATACAAATCATTCCGCTACCAATCCTAGGATCACAAGCGATCGCCAACTCGAAAACCTCACCGCGATCGGCACCCCCAGCTACATGCCCGTTGAGCAGGCACAAGAGAAACTTCAACCCAGTTTTGATTTATACGCGTTGGGGATTACCGCAATTCAATTACTCACCGGCATGCACCCCAGTCGCTTTCGCTATGACAATAAAAATAAAGAAATTCTCTGGCAGGATCGCTCCAATGCCAGCTATGAACTAGAAGAGATTCTAGAGCGGATGGTTTCTGCTGATCCCAACTTGCGCTATGGCAACGCTGAATCGGTGCTGGCCGACCTTGCGCCGTTGCTCAAGCCGATCTCACCCACGGAAATAACTAAACCGGCTTTACCGCAGTTATCGGGTTTGTTGTGGCGACCGCTGGCACTTTTGCTTTTAGGACTAGCATTGATCAGTGGTGGCATATATGTATTCGAGCCGTTGTTGTCCAGACTCAGGCAGATTAATATTACGCTGCCACGATCGCCTTTCCCCAGCACCCCCCAACCAACTGATCTACCTAATCCACCCACCGATCCTAATAATCAAAATAATCAAACTCAGCCAGCATTCACTGAGTTACAACTGCAAACTACTTTAATTGGTCATGCCGGATGGGTGCGAGCAGTGGCATTTTTGGCCAATGGTAATGTGCTGGTAAGTGGCAGTTACGATCGCACGTTGCGGTTGTGGAGCCTCAATGAGGTGGAAGCCTATGAAGTGATGTCAAAGCATCTGGGGTTTAGTTCTGGCGTGAATACGATCGCCACCAGCCCTGATGGTTATACGATCGCCAGCGGTAATCTGGATAAATCAATTCGATTCTGGGATGCCCGCAGCAGTGAGCCTACTTTTGTCCTCAATGGCCACGCAGGACAGGTACTAGATCTGGACTTTGATCCCACTGGTTTGATTTTGGCCAGTGCCAGCGCCGATCGCACCGTTAAGCTGTGGAGCTTGGAAAACCACGAAAATACATTTACCTTTGCTGGGCATGATGCCGAAGTCACCGCGATCGCCATCAGCCCCGATGGCCAAACTGTTATCAGTGGCGATCGTAATCGCACCATCAAGCTCTGGGATCTCAATACGGGGCAAGAGATCAGGAGCTGGCAACACAGTGCCCCAGTCAGAGCGATCGCCATTAGCCCCGATGGCCAGACTATCGCCAGTGGCGCACAGGATGGCACAATTAAGCTATGGGATCGCCAAAGCGGTCAAGAAATTATGACCCTGACTGGACATACCGATGCGGTGGCCACGATCGCCTTTGATCGCAATGGTCAAGTCCTGGCCAGCGGTAGTCACGATCGCACAATTAAATTATGGCAACCAGCCACTGGCAACCAGTTGCAAACCCTAAGTGCCCATCAAGCGGCAGTGCTTTCCCTTGATTTCAACCCGGTTGATCATACACTAGTAAGCAGTAGTGCCGACAAAACAATTATGGTCTGGCAGTAG
- a CDS encoding DUF1825 family protein, protein MGFFDSEIVQQEAQSLFRDYQSLMELGGNYGKFDREGKKLFIARMEEIMDRYKIFMKRFELSDDFMAQMTMKQLQTHLGGFGITPQQMFEQMNTTLERMRSEVENNT, encoded by the coding sequence ATGGGATTTTTTGACTCTGAGATCGTTCAACAAGAAGCACAGAGCCTATTTAGAGACTATCAATCGCTGATGGAGCTTGGCGGCAACTATGGCAAGTTCGATCGAGAAGGCAAAAAGCTATTCATTGCCAGAATGGAAGAAATCATGGATCGCTACAAAATATTCATGAAACGGTTCGAGCTATCCGACGACTTCATGGCGCAAATGACCATGAAACAACTCCAAACCCATTTAGGCGGGTTTGGCATCACGCCCCAGCAAATGTTCGAGCAAATGAACACCACCCTGGAGCGGATGCGATCGGAAGTGGAAAACAATACCTAA